A genomic segment from Deinococcus sp. YIM 77859 encodes:
- a CDS encoding ABC transporter substrate-binding protein: MKHAIAIASLTAAFALGAQANAVTLTFACDSVGQGYDECQKGANAWAKQTGNTVKLVQVPKETDQRLALYQQQLGAKSPDVDVYMIDVVWPGLISQHLLDLKKYIPQAEINRHFPAIVQNNTVNGKLVGMPFFTDAGVLYYRTDLLKKYGYAGPPKTWNELATMAQKIQAGERKNNPKFVGFVFQGKNYEGLTCDALEWINSFGGGTIVDSAGKITVNNEKAVAALRTIQGLVGTVAPSAVTTYGEEEARNVWQAGNAAFMRNWPYAYALAQEANSPIRGKVGVAALPAGPGGKPAATLGGWQLAVNAYSKYPKEAASLVQYLTSVQEQKRRAIEASYNPTIAALYKDPQVLKAVPFFGSLYEVFTNAVARPATVTGSKYNQVSDAFSTAVYNVLTKKSAPGPALKTLEGQLARIKGRGW; the protein is encoded by the coding sequence ATGAAACACGCCATTGCCATCGCCAGCCTCACGGCCGCCTTCGCGCTCGGTGCCCAGGCGAACGCCGTCACGCTCACCTTCGCCTGTGACAGTGTGGGGCAGGGGTACGACGAGTGCCAGAAGGGGGCGAACGCCTGGGCCAAGCAGACCGGGAACACCGTGAAGCTGGTGCAGGTGCCCAAGGAGACCGACCAGCGTCTGGCGCTGTACCAGCAGCAGCTGGGGGCCAAATCGCCGGACGTCGACGTGTACATGATCGACGTGGTGTGGCCGGGCCTGATCAGCCAGCACCTCCTCGACCTCAAAAAGTACATCCCGCAGGCCGAGATTAACCGCCACTTCCCGGCCATCGTGCAGAACAACACGGTGAACGGCAAGCTGGTGGGGATGCCCTTTTTCACGGACGCGGGCGTGCTGTACTACCGCACCGACCTGCTGAAGAAGTACGGCTACGCGGGCCCGCCCAAGACCTGGAACGAACTCGCCACCATGGCGCAAAAGATTCAGGCCGGCGAGCGCAAGAATAACCCCAAGTTCGTGGGCTTTGTCTTCCAGGGCAAGAACTACGAGGGCCTGACCTGCGACGCGCTGGAGTGGATCAACTCCTTTGGCGGCGGCACGATTGTGGACTCTGCCGGCAAGATCACCGTGAACAACGAGAAGGCCGTAGCGGCCCTGCGCACGATTCAGGGTCTGGTGGGCACGGTTGCCCCCAGCGCGGTGACCACCTACGGCGAGGAGGAGGCGCGCAACGTCTGGCAGGCGGGGAACGCGGCCTTTATGCGCAACTGGCCCTACGCCTACGCCCTCGCGCAGGAGGCCAACAGCCCCATTCGCGGCAAGGTCGGCGTCGCGGCGCTGCCCGCTGGCCCCGGCGGCAAGCCGGCGGCAACCCTGGGCGGCTGGCAGCTTGCCGTCAATGCCTACAGCAAGTATCCCAAGGAGGCGGCCTCGCTCGTGCAGTACCTGACCAGCGTGCAGGAGCAGAAGCGCCGCGCCATCGAGGCGAGCTACAACCCCACGATCGCTGCTCTCTACAAGGACCCGCAGGTGCTCAAGGCCGTGCCCTTCTTCGGGAGCCTGTACGAGGTGTTTACCAACGCGGTCGCGCGTCCCGCCACGGTGACCGGCAGCAAGTACAACCAGGTCAGTGACGCCTTTAGCACCGCCGTCTACAACGTGCTCACCAAGAAGAGCGCCCCGGGCCCAGCCCTCAAGACGCTTGAAGGCCAGCTCGCGCGCATCAAGGGCCGCGGCTGGTAA
- a CDS encoding 2-isopropylmalate synthase, whose protein sequence is MTQQTAQSQRIRIFDTTLRDGEQSPGVALNHTQKLEIAHQLARLGVDVIEAGFPIASPGDLEGVSRIAREVRGPIIAGLARANRADIEAAARAVEPAQKPRIHTFIATSPIHMAKKLGLEPDAVIERAVEAVRLARSFVDDVEFSAEDATRSEREFLARIFKAAVEAGATTINVPDTVGYTTPEEIRDLFAYLRGELPEHVILSAHCHDDLGMAVANSIAAAEGGARQIECTVNGIGERAGNASLEEIVMAFHTRRDHYGFETGIHTRELYRSSRMVSRLSGMPVQPNKAVVGDNAFAHESGIHQDGVIKARETYEIMNAELVGREAAVLVMGKHSGRAAFRKALGDLGYTDLPDDRVQHLFARFKDLADRKGQIYADDLRALVESRSDVPQTFTLEGFQITSGMNMTPVAFVRLQTPNGQVDATAHGDGPVEAAFQAINKITGITPELESYRIQAVTGGGDALGEVSIGARYGETTLHGTGVATDVVEASARAWIRIVNQVVAGMGKSRAVSQTTV, encoded by the coding sequence ATGACGCAGCAGACCGCACAGAGCCAGCGCATCCGCATCTTTGACACCACCCTGCGCGACGGAGAGCAGTCGCCCGGTGTGGCGCTGAACCACACCCAAAAGCTGGAGATCGCCCATCAGCTGGCCCGCCTGGGCGTGGACGTGATCGAGGCGGGTTTTCCCATCGCCTCTCCCGGTGACCTCGAAGGCGTCTCGCGGATCGCCCGCGAGGTGCGGGGGCCCATCATCGCCGGGCTGGCGCGCGCGAACCGTGCCGACATCGAGGCGGCGGCCAGGGCGGTCGAACCGGCACAGAAGCCCCGCATTCACACCTTCATCGCCACCAGCCCGATTCACATGGCCAAAAAGCTGGGACTGGAGCCCGACGCCGTGATCGAGCGGGCGGTGGAGGCGGTGCGCCTGGCGCGCTCCTTTGTGGACGACGTGGAATTCAGCGCGGAGGACGCCACCCGCAGTGAGCGCGAATTCCTGGCTCGCATCTTTAAAGCGGCGGTGGAGGCGGGCGCAACGACGATTAACGTGCCCGACACGGTGGGCTACACCACTCCCGAGGAGATCCGCGACCTCTTTGCCTACCTGCGCGGCGAGTTGCCGGAGCACGTGATCCTCTCGGCCCACTGCCACGACGACTTAGGAATGGCCGTCGCCAATTCCATCGCCGCGGCGGAGGGCGGCGCGCGGCAGATCGAGTGCACGGTGAACGGCATCGGCGAGCGGGCCGGAAACGCCAGCCTGGAAGAGATCGTGATGGCCTTTCATACCCGCCGCGACCACTACGGCTTCGAAACGGGCATTCACACCCGCGAACTCTACCGCTCCAGCCGAATGGTCAGCCGCCTGAGCGGGATGCCGGTGCAGCCCAATAAGGCCGTGGTGGGGGACAACGCCTTTGCCCACGAGTCGGGCATCCACCAGGACGGCGTCATCAAGGCCCGCGAGACCTACGAGATCATGAATGCGGAACTTGTAGGCCGCGAGGCTGCCGTGCTCGTGATGGGCAAGCACTCGGGCCGCGCCGCCTTTCGCAAGGCGCTGGGCGACCTGGGCTACACCGACCTGCCCGACGACCGGGTACAGCACCTCTTTGCCCGCTTCAAGGACCTGGCTGACCGCAAGGGGCAAATCTACGCCGATGACCTGCGGGCCCTGGTCGAAAGCCGCAGCGACGTGCCGCAGACCTTCACGCTGGAGGGCTTCCAGATCACTTCCGGCATGAACATGACCCCCGTCGCCTTTGTGCGCCTGCAAACGCCAAACGGTCAGGTGGACGCCACCGCCCACGGCGACGGCCCGGTTGAAGCCGCCTTCCAGGCGATCAACAAGATCACCGGCATCACACCGGAGTTGGAGAGCTACCGCATCCAGGCCGTGACGGGCGGCGGCGACGCGCTGGGCGAAGTCAGCATCGGCGCACGCTACGGCGAAACGACGCTGCACGGCACCGGCGTGGCGACCGACGTGGTGGAGGCCAGCGCCCGCGCCTGGATTCGCATCGTGAATCAGGTCGTGGCCGGGATGGGCAAGAGCCGGGCGGTGAGCCAGACAACGGTATGA
- a CDS encoding DUF3293 domain-containing protein, with amino-acid sequence MKELRAAFHAATYGTAHERFRLATQRGKAPSWARGTWAVVTAWNPGGQPASDQANTRAAAELLARIQAEGFSPLPAHNGEGMWREEALLIPTARLHQAVAWGAAWGQAAVLWGIGARTALVWLDDQGKVCGVERFWATQQAQGTPPTG; translated from the coding sequence GTGAAGGAGCTTCGTGCCGCTTTTCATGCCGCCACCTACGGCACCGCCCACGAACGCTTTCGGCTGGCGACACAGCGGGGAAAAGCTCCCTCCTGGGCCCGCGGAACCTGGGCCGTCGTCACCGCCTGGAACCCGGGGGGCCAGCCAGCGAGCGACCAGGCCAACACCCGCGCCGCTGCCGAGCTGCTGGCCCGCATTCAGGCCGAGGGCTTCTCACCGCTTCCTGCCCACAACGGTGAGGGCATGTGGCGTGAGGAGGCCCTGCTGATCCCCACGGCCCGCCTGCATCAGGCCGTGGCCTGGGGTGCCGCCTGGGGTCAGGCCGCCGTGCTGTGGGGAATCGGCGCGCGAACCGCGCTCGTGTGGCTCGACGACCAGGGAAAGGTCTGTGGAGTGGAGCGCTTCTGGGCCACCCAACAGGCGCAAGGCACGCCCCCGACCGGGTGA
- the truD gene encoding tRNA pseudouridine(13) synthase TruD: MVEGIVSLVFEWSALELLTDTPGTSGQLRAAPEDFRVEEVPAYLPSGEGEHLYLLVEKRGHTTAQVVRELSAQLGVRDRDVGVAGLKDRHAVTTQWLSLPARYEARLSRFALTGVRILETRRHSNKLGLGHLRGNRFVIRVRNAAGTADQAAATLALLRARGVPNYFGPQRFGLRGLNAEEGLKVLRGESRLRDPRVRRLLTTSVQSLVFNRFLSLRLARGLFDRLLVGDMAKKHDTGGVFLVEDAAAESPRAQRGEVSATGTLFGKKVKPLTRDAGELEREALSTFGLTPELFASRRGDRRLTRVFLEDAEVRPEEDGYTVALTLPKGSFATSVLRELMKTEVDVAEENPEERDQEETA; encoded by the coding sequence ATGGTGGAAGGCATCGTGAGTTTGGTTTTCGAGTGGTCGGCGCTGGAACTGCTGACAGATACCCCGGGAACGAGCGGACAGCTGCGAGCGGCGCCGGAGGATTTCCGGGTCGAGGAGGTGCCCGCCTACCTGCCCTCCGGCGAGGGTGAGCACCTGTATCTGCTTGTGGAGAAGCGGGGACACACCACCGCGCAGGTGGTCCGGGAGCTGAGCGCACAACTGGGCGTGCGGGACCGGGACGTCGGCGTCGCCGGACTCAAGGACCGCCACGCGGTCACGACGCAGTGGCTCAGCCTGCCCGCCCGCTACGAGGCGCGGCTCAGCCGTTTCGCGTTGACGGGCGTGCGGATCCTGGAGACGCGGCGGCACAGCAACAAGCTGGGGCTGGGGCACCTGCGCGGCAACCGCTTCGTGATCCGGGTGCGGAACGCGGCGGGAACCGCAGACCAGGCGGCGGCCACGCTCGCCCTGCTGAGGGCACGGGGCGTGCCGAACTACTTCGGGCCGCAACGCTTTGGGCTGCGCGGCCTGAATGCGGAGGAAGGGTTGAAAGTGCTGCGCGGCGAATCCCGGCTGCGCGATCCCCGCGTGCGGCGCCTTCTCACGACGAGCGTGCAGAGCCTGGTGTTTAACCGCTTTCTGAGCCTGCGCCTCGCGCGCGGCCTCTTTGACCGCCTACTGGTGGGCGATATGGCCAAAAAGCACGACACTGGGGGCGTTTTTCTGGTGGAGGACGCGGCGGCCGAGTCCCCCCGCGCGCAGCGGGGCGAGGTGAGCGCGACCGGAACCCTCTTCGGGAAAAAGGTGAAGCCGCTGACGCGGGACGCGGGCGAACTCGAACGGGAGGCACTGTCCACCTTTGGGCTGACGCCTGAACTCTTCGCCTCACGCCGGGGTGACCGCCGCCTGACGCGCGTCTTTTTGGAGGACGCGGAGGTTCGTCCCGAAGAGGACGGCTACACCGTGGCCCTCACGCTTCCCAAGGGCAGCTTTGCGACCAGTGTTCTGCGGGAACTGATGAAGACGGAGGTGGACGTGGCAGAAGAAAACCCCGAGGAGCGTGACCAGGAGGAAACCGCATGA
- the ilvC gene encoding ketol-acid reductoisomerase produces the protein MAAKMYYDRDVSLSPIEDKLIAIIGYGSQAHAHAQNLRDSGLNVVVGLRAGSPSRPKAEQAGLRVASIEDATKEADVIMLLIPDETQPQVYEEAIAPHLTAGKALAFGHGFNIHFGRIQPPADVDVFLVAPKGPGHMLRRVYVDGAGMPSIFAVAQDATGQARDLALAYARGIGGTRAGVLETTFKEETETDLFGEQSVLCGGVTHLIQAGFETLVEAGYQPEIAYFETLHEVKLIVDLIYEKGFEGMRHSISNTAEYGDYVTGPRIITDETKATMRDVLSEIQSGQFARAFIEEAESGFPFMKAQRQKMRTHTLEVVGRELRGKMPFLSKQELEV, from the coding sequence ATGGCCGCCAAGATGTACTATGACCGTGACGTCAGCCTCTCCCCCATCGAAGACAAACTGATCGCCATCATCGGCTACGGCTCGCAGGCGCACGCGCACGCGCAGAACCTGCGGGACAGCGGGCTGAATGTGGTGGTCGGTCTGCGCGCGGGAAGCCCCAGCCGTCCCAAGGCGGAGCAGGCGGGGCTGCGGGTGGCGAGCATCGAGGACGCGACAAAGGAAGCGGACGTCATCATGCTGCTGATCCCCGACGAGACGCAGCCCCAGGTGTACGAGGAGGCCATCGCGCCCCACCTGACTGCGGGCAAGGCGCTCGCGTTCGGGCACGGCTTCAACATCCACTTCGGGCGCATTCAGCCCCCCGCCGACGTGGACGTATTTCTGGTGGCCCCCAAGGGGCCGGGCCACATGCTGCGGCGCGTGTACGTGGACGGCGCGGGCATGCCCAGCATCTTTGCTGTGGCGCAGGATGCCACCGGCCAAGCCCGCGACCTCGCCCTCGCCTATGCGCGCGGGATCGGCGGCACCCGCGCGGGCGTCCTCGAAACGACCTTCAAGGAAGAGACGGAAACGGACCTCTTCGGGGAGCAGTCCGTGCTCTGCGGCGGCGTCACGCACCTGATTCAGGCGGGCTTTGAGACGCTCGTCGAGGCGGGGTACCAGCCCGAAATCGCCTACTTTGAGACGCTGCACGAGGTCAAGCTGATCGTGGACCTGATCTATGAGAAAGGCTTCGAGGGCATGCGCCACTCCATCTCCAACACGGCCGAGTACGGGGACTACGTGACCGGGCCGCGCATCATCACCGACGAGACCAAAGCCACCATGCGGGACGTGCTCTCTGAGATCCAGAGCGGTCAGTTCGCCCGCGCCTTTATTGAGGAGGCTGAAAGCGGCTTCCCCTTCATGAAGGCGCAGCGCCAAAAGATGCGGACCCACACGCTGGAGGTGGTCGGCCGGGAGCTGCGGGGCAAGATGCCCTTTCTCAGCAAGCAGGAACTGGAAGTCTGA
- a CDS encoding molybdenum cofactor biosynthesis protein B produces MTDRSPAPTTPHHAAAPRSVRAAVLTVSDTRTAQTDTSGQFLLAELRAGGHEVVGYAVVRDDALAIRAALTGLLRDATIVITSGGTGITGRDVTIPVVESLITKPLPGFGELFRMLSYREVGGAAMLSRAVGGLAGQTLLFALPGSLNAVRTAWEGLLRDELGHLAFEVARHGQPEQPGGEG; encoded by the coding sequence ATGACGGACCGCTCGCCTGCCCCAACCACCCCGCACCATGCCGCCGCTCCCCGGTCCGTGCGGGCCGCGGTCCTGACGGTCAGCGACACCCGCACGGCGCAGACGGATACCAGTGGCCAGTTCCTCCTGGCCGAGCTGCGCGCGGGGGGACACGAGGTGGTGGGCTACGCGGTGGTCCGGGACGACGCGCTCGCCATCCGCGCAGCGCTGACGGGCTTGTTGCGAGACGCGACCATCGTCATCACAAGCGGCGGCACGGGCATCACCGGGCGGGACGTGACCATTCCGGTGGTGGAGTCCTTGATCACCAAGCCTCTGCCGGGTTTTGGGGAACTCTTTCGCATGCTGAGTTACCGCGAGGTGGGCGGCGCCGCGATGCTGTCCCGAGCGGTGGGAGGGCTCGCGGGCCAGACCCTGCTGTTCGCGCTGCCGGGCAGCTTGAACGCCGTGCGAACCGCTTGGGAAGGGCTGCTGCGCGACGAACTCGGGCACCTCGCCTTTGAGGTGGCGCGCCACGGCCAGCCGGAGCAACCCGGGGGGGAAGGTTAA
- a CDS encoding helix-turn-helix domain-containing protein, with amino-acid sequence MTSDSVDAISPLGVLPPPGPSCVHLPLDVTPQELARYAVGLANARGGTVLVGAPPTQAPGERDAGELHPLMVTHAIFELSGGRLTVNVQHHRQPGGGKVLAVFVPQAPYVLAAPDGAVLAWNGTHLVPVTPAESEPAPQQDYTAVVPPDASLADLDPHEVARLRGLGHKGGLSHLPDLDFLRELGLLVPSGGALRPTLAAILLAGTPAALKAHVPQAEVCFYHHQTPDVEFQFREDLLRPIPALLSRLAELIQARNRFTPVQVGLFRIEVWDQDEAVYREALLNALMHRDYTLRDAVHVHHYPDRLEIMNPGGLPGGITPGNILRHQPKRRNPLLAEGLARLGLVERAGVGVDKMYGLLLRHGKEPPEYTTYPDAVTLTLHSPGFDAEFVRFVARKQEEMQTLSLDMLIVLSLLAREGEATRAALARALQLPEDRTPRLLRSLEEHGLIVRSGVGRGIAYTLSEEVRRALGRERPRSQPAASPRARRSALDPGAPTLAEVRAAALALAREQGRVRNRELREACGLSPQQAWRVLRRLVLEGHLVKQGSGTRDASYALGAAQRTSSD; translated from the coding sequence GTGACGTCTGATTCGGTCGACGCGATCTCACCGCTGGGGGTGCTGCCGCCGCCGGGGCCGTCGTGCGTGCATCTGCCGCTCGACGTCACGCCGCAGGAGCTCGCGCGGTACGCGGTGGGGCTGGCCAACGCACGGGGCGGAACCGTGCTGGTGGGCGCACCACCCACCCAAGCCCCAGGTGAGCGCGATGCGGGGGAGCTGCATCCCCTGATGGTCACGCACGCGATTTTCGAGCTGTCGGGCGGACGGCTCACCGTGAACGTGCAGCACCACCGGCAGCCGGGCGGCGGCAAGGTGCTCGCCGTGTTCGTGCCGCAAGCACCCTACGTGCTGGCCGCGCCGGACGGGGCGGTGCTCGCTTGGAACGGCACCCACCTCGTGCCGGTGACGCCCGCCGAAAGCGAGCCTGCCCCCCAGCAGGACTACACGGCGGTGGTGCCGCCCGACGCCTCGTTGGCCGACCTCGATCCGCACGAGGTGGCGCGGTTGCGGGGGCTGGGCCACAAGGGCGGCTTGTCGCACCTCCCGGATCTGGACTTTCTGCGTGAACTGGGCCTTTTGGTGCCCAGCGGCGGGGCGCTGCGGCCCACGCTGGCCGCGATCCTGCTCGCGGGCACCCCGGCGGCCCTCAAGGCGCATGTCCCGCAGGCAGAAGTCTGCTTCTACCACCACCAGACCCCCGACGTGGAGTTCCAGTTCCGGGAAGACCTGTTGCGCCCCATTCCCGCGCTCCTGAGCCGCCTGGCCGAGCTGATTCAGGCCCGCAACCGCTTCACGCCGGTGCAGGTGGGCCTCTTTCGCATCGAGGTCTGGGACCAGGACGAGGCCGTGTACCGCGAAGCTTTGCTCAACGCGCTGATGCACCGTGACTACACCCTGCGCGACGCCGTGCATGTCCATCACTACCCCGACCGGCTGGAGATCATGAACCCGGGCGGGCTCCCCGGCGGCATCACGCCGGGCAACATCCTGCGGCACCAACCCAAGCGCCGCAACCCGCTGCTCGCCGAGGGGCTTGCTCGACTGGGCTTGGTGGAACGGGCCGGCGTGGGGGTGGACAAGATGTACGGGCTTCTGCTGCGACATGGCAAAGAGCCCCCCGAGTACACCACCTACCCGGACGCGGTCACCCTGACCCTGCATTCGCCGGGCTTCGACGCCGAGTTCGTGCGCTTCGTGGCCCGCAAGCAGGAAGAGATGCAGACCCTCTCGCTGGATATGCTCATTGTGCTCTCGCTGCTGGCCCGGGAGGGCGAGGCGACCCGCGCGGCCCTGGCCCGCGCCCTACAGCTTCCCGAGGACCGCACCCCCCGGCTGCTGCGCAGTCTGGAAGAGCACGGCCTGATCGTTCGTTCGGGGGTGGGCCGCGGCATCGCCTATACCCTCAGCGAGGAGGTTCGGCGCGCGCTGGGCCGAGAACGACCCCGATCGCAGCCCGCCGCTTCGCCTCGGGCGCGCCGCAGCGCACTCGACCCCGGCGCGCCCACCCTGGCCGAGGTGCGTGCCGCAGCCCTGGCCCTGGCCCGGGAGCAGGGCCGAGTGCGCAACCGCGAGCTGCGCGAAGCCTGTGGCCTCAGCCCCCAGCAGGCGTGGCGGGTGCTGCGGCGCCTGGTGCTCGAGGGGCATCTGGTCAAGCAGGGAAGCGGCACCCGTGACGCCAGCTACGCGCTGGGCGCTGCTCAGCGGACCTCCTCCGATTGA
- a CDS encoding PEGA domain-containing protein: protein MPIGPYVAARELTGQRPPGAVRTLRATDRLTGMPVLLHVLPHAVPLPELPHHPALLSPSEGGIAGDTAYVVTELPPHAHPVTDPLRAARGALAGLAALHAAGLTHGGIDLPQLWEVNGRVSLAGAGLPWEGERSPAADLRDLMSTLEALGGVPPALRAAPSDASARDLLARLDAPETPEKPLETSGASPPREQAREGSEPAPEPPPAAETVSFAVPGGEDTPPQTKAGRVPPRRVSGDPVRIAWNPDGTRRVVKPDREARSAPRRAPGGLLPVLALVLLLLLAAALWVWRTVATPQRSTAGAAVAAQSCCDVRFTVQGDATVPVRLSLITAPEGVQVNPDAVLGRAPGTVRLPKPGTYTLRVAAEGYTPGTVTVTVPTAVPVQIALTP, encoded by the coding sequence ATGCCCATCGGCCCCTACGTGGCCGCCCGTGAGCTGACGGGCCAGCGGCCCCCCGGTGCGGTGCGGACGCTGCGCGCCACCGACCGCCTGACCGGTATGCCGGTGCTGCTGCACGTGTTGCCGCACGCCGTTCCCCTGCCCGAGTTGCCCCACCACCCGGCCCTGCTGTCTCCCAGCGAGGGCGGCATCGCGGGGGACACGGCCTACGTCGTGACCGAGTTGCCCCCGCACGCGCACCCTGTGACTGATCCCCTGCGTGCCGCGCGCGGCGCCCTGGCTGGCCTCGCCGCCCTGCACGCGGCGGGGCTGACCCACGGCGGCATAGACCTGCCGCAGCTTTGGGAGGTGAATGGACGCGTGAGCCTCGCGGGGGCGGGCCTTCCCTGGGAGGGCGAACGCTCGCCCGCCGCCGATCTGCGCGACTTGATGAGCACCCTGGAGGCGCTGGGTGGCGTTCCCCCCGCCCTGCGGGCAGCGCCCAGCGATGCCAGCGCCCGTGACCTTCTTGCCCGCCTGGACGCGCCCGAGACCCCAGAAAAGCCGCTTGAGACCAGCGGCGCGAGCCCCCCGCGAGAGCAGGCGAGGGAGGGCAGCGAGCCCGCGCCGGAGCCCCCCCCCGCCGCCGAGACGGTCTCCTTCGCGGTTCCGGGGGGAGAAGACACCCCTCCCCAGACCAAGGCGGGGCGGGTGCCCCCCCGGCGCGTTTCCGGCGATCCCGTTCGCATCGCCTGGAACCCGGACGGTACCCGGCGGGTGGTCAAACCTGACCGTGAGGCCCGCTCCGCCCCCCGCCGCGCCCCCGGCGGGCTGCTGCCCGTGCTCGCCCTCGTCCTGCTGCTGCTGCTGGCCGCTGCCCTGTGGGTCTGGCGAACGGTCGCCACGCCACAGAGGAGCACGGCGGGAGCCGCTGTGGCGGCCCAGTCCTGCTGCGACGTGCGCTTCACGGTGCAGGGAGACGCCACCGTTCCCGTACGCCTCAGCCTTATCACAGCCCCGGAGGGCGTGCAGGTGAACCCGGACGCGGTCCTTGGCCGCGCTCCCGGCACCGTGCGCCTTCCCAAACCCGGGACCTATACCCTGCGGGTCGCGGCCGAGGGCTACACGCCGGGAACGGTGACGGTCACTGTACCGACGGCGGTACCGGTCCAGATTGCCCTGACGCCTTGA
- a CDS encoding DUF1330 domain-containing protein has translation MSAYVIGLMDVHDPEGYPTYSGQVPATLEPYGGQFLVRGGHPEALEGAVPGRVVVIAFPSAEQARAWYESEGYARIRPLRQERASGSLILVRGLDEPPKA, from the coding sequence ATGAGCGCCTACGTGATCGGCCTGATGGACGTCCACGACCCCGAGGGCTACCCCACCTATTCGGGGCAGGTGCCCGCCACCCTTGAGCCGTACGGCGGCCAGTTCCTCGTGCGGGGCGGCCACCCCGAGGCGCTGGAGGGCGCGGTGCCGGGCCGGGTGGTGGTCATTGCCTTTCCCTCGGCCGAGCAGGCCCGCGCGTGGTACGAGTCGGAAGGGTACGCCCGTATTCGCCCCCTGCGGCAGGAGAGGGCCAGCGGCTCACTCATCCTGGTGCGTGGGCTAGACGAGCCGCCCAAGGCGTGA
- the guaA gene encoding glutamine-hydrolyzing GMP synthase, translated as MSIVILDFGSQYTRLIARRFRELGAYSVILPGTASLERIQQEHPRGIVLSGGPSSVYDASAPRPTPGVLDLDVPILGVCYGMQFLAHEAGGDVRRAGKREYGKADLTRYGGELFAGIQGEFVAWMSHSDSVTRLPQGYEVIAETADTPVAGIENAQTRRYGVQFHPEVVHTPKGGQLLANFLAICGVARDWNAEHIVEELIEDVRRQVGNGRVLLAISGGVDSSTLGLLLSRAIGDRLTAVFIDHGLLRLGEREQVEAALLPLGVNLVTVDASEEFLGALRGVADPEEKRKIIGREFIRAFEREARKYGPFDFLAQGTLYPDVIESAGGEGAANIKSHHNVGGLPEDLQFKLVEPFRTLFKDEVRALARLLGLPDAIRMRHPFPGPGLAIRCLGEVTREKLDILKRVDDIFISGLREFGLYDGCSQALAVLTPIQSVGVMGDERTYSYTAALRAVTTDDFMTAEWARLPYDFLATMSNRIVNHVHEINRVVYDITGKPPATIEWE; from the coding sequence GTGAGCATCGTCATCCTCGACTTCGGCAGCCAGTACACCCGTCTGATCGCTCGGCGCTTTCGTGAACTTGGTGCCTACAGCGTGATTCTGCCGGGTACGGCGAGCCTGGAGCGCATTCAGCAGGAACATCCGCGGGGCATCGTGTTGTCGGGCGGCCCCAGCAGCGTGTATGACGCCAGTGCCCCGCGCCCGACGCCCGGAGTGCTCGACCTTGACGTACCCATTCTGGGCGTGTGCTACGGCATGCAGTTTCTCGCGCACGAGGCTGGCGGCGACGTGCGGCGGGCCGGGAAACGCGAGTACGGCAAGGCGGACCTCACCCGCTACGGCGGCGAGCTCTTCGCCGGCATTCAGGGTGAATTCGTCGCCTGGATGAGCCACAGCGACTCGGTGACGCGGCTGCCGCAGGGCTACGAGGTGATCGCCGAAACCGCGGATACACCCGTCGCGGGGATCGAGAACGCCCAGACCCGCCGCTACGGGGTGCAGTTTCACCCCGAAGTCGTTCATACCCCCAAGGGCGGTCAACTGCTGGCGAACTTTCTGGCGATTTGTGGCGTGGCGCGCGACTGGAACGCCGAACACATCGTCGAGGAGCTGATCGAGGACGTGCGGCGGCAGGTGGGCAACGGCCGGGTGCTGCTCGCGATCAGCGGCGGCGTCGACTCCTCCACGCTGGGCCTGCTGCTGTCCCGCGCGATCGGTGACCGCCTGACCGCCGTCTTTATCGACCATGGTCTGCTGCGGCTGGGGGAACGCGAACAGGTGGAGGCCGCGCTGCTCCCCCTGGGGGTGAACCTCGTGACCGTGGACGCCAGCGAGGAATTCCTGGGAGCGCTTCGCGGCGTCGCCGACCCCGAGGAGAAGCGCAAGATCATCGGGCGCGAGTTCATTCGCGCGTTTGAACGCGAGGCCAGGAAGTACGGGCCCTTCGACTTTCTCGCGCAGGGCACCCTCTACCCCGACGTGATCGAGTCGGCGGGCGGTGAGGGCGCCGCCAACATCAAGAGCCACCACAACGTTGGCGGCCTGCCCGAAGACCTCCAGTTCAAACTGGTGGAACCCTTCCGCACCCTCTTCAAGGACGAGGTGCGCGCCCTGGCTCGCCTGTTGGGCCTCCCCGACGCGATTCGCATGCGCCACCCCTTCCCCGGTCCCGGCCTGGCCATCCGCTGCCTGGGAGAGGTCACCCGCGAGAAGCTCGACATCCTCAAGCGGGTGGACGACATCTTCATCAGCGGCCTGCGCGAGTTCGGCCTGTACGACGGCTGCTCGCAGGCCCTCGCCGTCCTGACCCCAATTCAGTCCGTCGGCGTGATGGGTGACGAGCGCACCTACTCCTACACGGCCGCCCTGCGCGCCGTCACCACCGACGACTTCATGACCGCGGAGTGGGCGCGGCTGCCCTACGACTTCCTGGCGACCATGAGTAACCGCATCGTCAACCACGTCCACGAGATCAACCGCGTGGTGTATGACATCACCGGCAAGCCGCCCGCCACGATTGAATGGGAGTGA